The following are from one region of the Macrobrachium nipponense isolate FS-2020 chromosome 21, ASM1510439v2, whole genome shotgun sequence genome:
- the LOC135197518 gene encoding uncharacterized protein LOC135197518 — protein MFIGQKVNPIYMEKAHRDHCPEIQHWNRRIWRPFERSNTRSRTNLKGVDWDGEDSYLDALKSHSLFTSAANIHFLADDDFWEFQKDRDSSETTNTKQENFAEDLLQTATPEHFDGPWLRARSHSPHGSRSHYGSHSQYGCGSKMGIFNLLTFLVYGFSLFVTLLSSTTLGNLLANILNANIVNINTNTNTNTNENMNMNMNMNMNGRAFRFLAGVDAYASSFDDGRGREAKRSTSNLVNGSKIRNKFPTHVERFLGANLLVVFLQLTGRTPSVRPFCSIQSLD, from the exons ATGTTTATTGGTCAGAAAGTGAACCCTATTTACATGGaaaaagcccacagggaccattgtcCAGAAATTCAACATTGGAATCGAAGAATATGGcgtccatttgaaagaagtaacacaag GTCACGAACGAATCTCAAAGGAGTCGACTGGGATGGTGAAGATAGCTACCTGGACGCGTTGAAATCACATTCGCTGTTTACCTCTGCTGCCAACATTCATTTTCTGGCTGATGATGACTTCTGGGAGTTCCAGAAGGATCGTGATAGTTCTGAGACCACGAATACT AAACAAGAGAATTTCGCGGAAGATCTCCTTCAAACTGCGACCCCAGAACACTTTGATGGGCCGTGGTTAAGGGCCAGAAGTCACTCTCCTCATGGCAGTCGATCTCATTATGGCAGTCACTCTCAGTATGGTTGTG GATCTAAGATGGGAATCTTCAACCTCCTGACATTCTTGGTCTACGGGTTTTCGCTCTTCGTCACTCTGCTGAGCAGCACAACACTGGGGAATCTCCTGGCCAACATCCTGAACGCCAACATCGTCAACAtcaacaccaacaccaacaccaacaccaacgagaatatgaatatgaacatgaatatgaatatgaacggCCGTGCCTTCCGGTTTTTAGCGGGTGTAGACGCATACGCTTCCAGTTTTGACGATGGTCGAGGACGCGAAGCAAAGAGATCGACAAGTAACCTTGTCAACGGCAGTAAGATCAGGAACAAGTTTCCGACTCATGTAGAGAGGTTCTTAGGCGCAAATTTACTGGTTGTCTTTTTGCAGTTAACAGGAAGGACGCCGAGCGTCCGGCCATTTTGTAGCATTCAATCTCTGGATTAA
- the LOC135198114 gene encoding carboxypeptidase Q-like, with protein sequence MTLTKTYSLLVILCSVFISGGIYVLKANEEPDARLSKPVVDSPNSISYGQSKHRTPNVNNGTDADSSSSSSNCSNILSPGLIEEIRGYKKTVDQIINYITRGEYKGKAYDFLAALVDTYGPRITGSGMLEAAIDHMLEASRAEGLENVRTEDVVVPHWERNNESAWMVLPRLHKLNFLGLGSSVGTPREGIKAPALVVKDFQELEENAHLAKGKIVVYNPEWVSYGDTVQYRTAGASKAAEVGAVASLTRSVTPFSIDSPHTGQQFYSSEVKIPTGCITVEDAAMLARMQERGETIEILLKMGAVNYPDTTSRNTIAEVTGSESPQEVVVVSGHLDSWDVGQGAMDDGGGVTISWNAAVVLRKLGLRPRRTLRVILWTGEEQGLIGGQAYYHQHVADKDNYQMLMESDIGTFNPLGLAFSGNEEATCIIQEIMSLLEPLNTTKIVSPMDGGPDIEIWSKAGVPTGSLYNANSNYYWFHHSDGDTMSVEDPDTLDRCLALWTSVAYVTADISRRLPHESAHDEL encoded by the exons ATGACTTTAACAAAGACATACAGTTTGCTAGTGATATTGTGCAGTGTCTTTATTAGTGGAGGCATTTACGTTCTCAAAGCCAATGAAGAGCCCGACGCTCGTTTATCGAAGCCAGTTGTCGATTCTCCAAACAGCATCAGTTATGGTCAGTCGAAGCATCGGACGCCAAATGTAAACAATGGAACTGATgccgattcttcttcttcttccagtaacTGTAGTAATATTCTAAGCCCCGGACTTATTGAAGAGATCAGAGGATATAAAAAAACTGTGGACCAGATCATTAATTACATTACCCGCGGGGAATATAAGGGAAAGGCTTACGATTTTCTTGCAGCCCTGGTCGATACCTACGGACCTAGAATT ACCGGTTCTGGAATGCTGGAAGCGGCTATCGATCACATGCTGGAAGCCTCCCGCGCCGAGGGTCTGGAAAATGTTCGCACGGAGGACGTTGTCGTTCCTCACTGGGAAAG AAACAACGAGTCGGCTTGGATGGTCTTACCTCGTCTTCACAAGTTGAACTTCCTCGGTCTGGGCAGCTCGGTAGGAACTCCCAGGGAGGGCATCAAAGCGCCTGCGTTAGTCGTCAAGGACTTCCAGGAACTGGAAGAGAATGCACATCTC GCCAAAGGGAAAATCGTGGTTTACAATCCAGAATGGGTATCCTATGGAGACACTGTACAATACAGAACAGCAGGAGCCTCAAAGGCTGCCGAAGTAGGGGCTGTGGCGTCCCTGACCCGTTCGGTGACTCCATTCTCGATTGATTCCCCCCACACGGGGCAGCAGTTTTACTCTTCCGAAGTCAAAATACCAACAGGTTGTATCACCGTCGAAGACGCTGCTATGCTGGCAAGGATGCAAGAAAGAG GGGAAACCATTGAAATCCTCCTGAAGATGGGAGCCGTTAACTACCCCGACACGACGTCTCGAAACACCATCGCTGAGGTGACAGGCTCCGAGTCTCCTCAGGAGGTTGTTGTGGTGTCGGGACACCTAGACTCATGGGATGTGGGACAGGGTGCTATGGATGACGGAG GTGGCGTCACCATCTCGTGGAACGCAGCCGTGGTGCTCAGAAagctcggactgcggccaaggaGGACACTGCGTGTCATACTGTGGACGGGAGAGGAGCAGGGGTTAATCGGCGGACAG GCTTATTACCACCAACATGTCGCCGACAAAGACAATTATCAGATGCTAATGGAATCAGACATTGGAACGTTCAACCCGCTAGGACTGGCCTTCAGCGGCAATGAGGAGGCTACGTGTATCATCCAAGAAATTATGAGTCTCCTGGAACCTCTCAATACCACTAAG ATTGTTAGCCCTATGGATGGCGGCCCTGACATCGAAATATGGTCAAAAGCTGGTGTACCAACAG GTTCCCTCTACAACGCCAACTCTAACTACTACTGGTTCCATCACTCCGACGGGGACACGATGTCCGTCGAGGATCCGGACACCTTAGACAGGTGCCTCGCCCTGTGGACATCGGTTGCCTACGTCACTGCCGACATATCTCGGAGGTTGCCCCATGAGAGCGCCCACGACGAACTGTGA
- the LOC135198115 gene encoding uncharacterized protein LOC135198115, with the protein MTCSYGRISQIFPIMAGKLSLLSLFMCSAAMKTVPVAELSMRDERSFWDFKRTAFQVNHNDLKSTIGTMTSYLQTMRKFRNSYDFANVQNLSSFTELSRYLSRTNLHLLGGVHQDERSQDAEGLKQSRDTSLAIARLTGRSRSLRSYCGGHSTLGLFNFLTFIVYAFALLVTLLQLAAGSMADSLGNNFLPGLLAIIARGRRKRKRRSGGRKLQSFKFQKGSRESSKLTADEVSSIGREMGSGLMTVLLELSGVRIDDDKFCKNSLSRVAHHFIWNKTSPYVFTGITS; encoded by the exons ATGACATGTTCTTATGGAAGAATTTCACAGATATTTCCAATAATGGCAGGAAAACTGTCACTTTTGTCACTGTTCATGTGCTCGGCGGCCATGAAAACAGTCCCTGTTGCTGAACTTTCAATGCGAGACGAAAGGAGTTTCTGGGACTTCAAGAGAACTGCATTCCAGGTCAACCACAATGACCTGAAGTCAACCATTGGGACGATGACGTCTTACTTGCAGACCATGAGGAAATTCAG GAATTCATACGATTTTGCCAACGTCCAGAACCTCAGCTCCTTCACAGAATTGTCGAGATACTTGTCACGGACAAACCTTCATCTCCTGGGAGGGGTACATCAG GACGAGAGATCCCAGGACGCCGAAGGACTAAAGCAAAGTCGTGACACGTCCTTAGCAATCGCCCGCCTGACGGGAAGATCCAGGAGTTTACGCAGCTACTGTGGAG GTCATTCGACTCTTGGGCTCTTCAACTTTCTGACCTTCATTGTCTACGCCTTCGCTCTTTTGGTGACGCTTCTGCAACTAGCGGCTGGGTCAATGGCAGACTCCCTTGGCAACAACTTTCTCCCGGGTCTTTTGGCCATAATTGCTcggggaagaaggaagaggaagaggagaagcggaGGTAGAAAGCTCCAATCCTTCAAATtccaaaaaggttcaagggaatCATCAAAATTAACAGCGGACGAAGTGAGTTCGATCGGCAGAGAGATGGGATCAGGACTGATGACCGTTTTGTTGGAGCTGTCGGGGGTTAGAATTGATGATGATAAGTTTTGCAAGAATTCGCTGTCACGGGTGGCCCATCATTTCATTTGGAATAAAACTAGTCCCTATGTATTTACTGGTATTACATCTTGA